TTCCTGATATTGATTATAAGGAACTTAACAAATACATTGAAGCAAGCTTACAGCAGGATACTCCGCTTCGTTTTCATAGAGAGGTAAAGAAGGACCAGAATAACTTTAACATCGTTAACCAGTATTTCTTTAATTATCTGGGTTATATTATTATAGGAGCTTTTGTTTCCGGAATTAGCATCGTTATGTTTTCCTTTCAGGGAATTGATATTCGAAGAAAACATGCTGCTTCTCCGCTCACACAGAAGGAAATGAGTGTACAACTGATAGCCGCAAATATCATATTTGCTGTTGTATATATTATTGTTTTCATTATAGCCAGCTTACTATTAAATAAGCCGAAAATCAATGGTAATACATTATTATTCTGGGTTAATCTGCTGATATTGGGTATGACAGCATTAAGCTTCAGTTATCTGGTAGGTATTACCGTTAAAAGCCGGAAAGCCATAGCTGCAATTTCAACAGGAGTATCGTTAAGCTTAGCTTTTGTCAGCGGAATGTTCGTTCCACAGGACTTTCTGGGTGCTCCAGTGCTTAGAGTAGCAAGCTTTACGCCAACCTATTGGTATGTGAAAGCGAATAATATACTTGGATCCATATCCGAACTTCATAAATCGGATCTGTCAGATATTATGGTTTGCATGGGTATAGAGATAGGTTTTTCAATAGCTATTTTATCCATTGCCTTAGTAATTCATAAACGTAAACAGCAACAGGCATATTGATGATCGCTTATATATAGAACAAATGTTTGAGAAAATATTGACATAATCGCTTTGGTTTGGTACAATTAATAGAACAAATGTTTGATTTATAAGGAGCGAGTTATGGTCATTCAAGAGAGTATGAGTCTTCAAAGAAAATTAGAAATTCTTTCGGATGCTGCGAAATATGATGTTGCGTGTACCTCCAGCGGAGTAGATCGTAAGGGTAACAGTTCCGGTATGGGGAATAGTCTGGCTTGTGGGATCTGCCATACTTTTTCTGCAGATGGACGTTGCATTTCTCTATTGAAAATATTATTTACCAATGAATGTATATTTGATTGCAAATATTGCATCAACCGCTCCTCTAATGATGTCGTGAGAGCTTCCTTTACACCTCAGGAGGTAAGTGAGCTTACGATGGAATTCTATCGTCGGAATTATATTGAAGGATTATTTTTAAGCTCAGGGATATTAGTTAGTCCTAATCATACGATGGAGCTGATCTTGGAGACAGTCCGTCTGTTACGGGAGGTACATCAATTTAACGGATACATCCACTGTAAAGCAATACCGGGAGCAGATCCGGTACTGGTGGAGATGCTGGGATGGTATACAGATCGTATGAGTGTTAATCTGGAACTGCCCACAGCGGAAAGTTTGAAGGAATTGGCACCGCATAAGAACCGGAAGAATATCCTAAAGCCTATTCGACAGATACAGCTGGGAAGACAGAATCACAGAGAGTACATTGGGCTTACGGATCATCAGATGCTACCAAAGCAGATTGCATCTAATAAGCCAGATAAGCAAGATCTTGAGATGAATGAAGTTCTTTCCATGAGTTCCGGTATTGTGCCGTATACGAAGAAGCCTAAGATTAAGAGAAGCTTTGTTCCTGCTGGTCTAAGCACTCAGATGATTATCGGAGCTACGAAGGAAACGGATTATCAGATTATGTCCGTGGCAGAAGCACTTTATGATAACTTTGATTTGAAGAGGGTATTCTACTCCGCCTTTATGAACGTGAACCAGGACAATAGACTTCCGTCTACAGAAGCAGGCCCCCCTTTACTTCGGGAACACAGGCTTTATCAGGCAGATTGGCTTTTAAGGTTTTATGGTTTTCAGAC
The nucleotide sequence above comes from Variimorphobacter saccharofermentans. Encoded proteins:
- a CDS encoding putative DNA modification/repair radical SAM protein; amino-acid sequence: MVIQESMSLQRKLEILSDAAKYDVACTSSGVDRKGNSSGMGNSLACGICHTFSADGRCISLLKILFTNECIFDCKYCINRSSNDVVRASFTPQEVSELTMEFYRRNYIEGLFLSSGILVSPNHTMELILETVRLLREVHQFNGYIHCKAIPGADPVLVEMLGWYTDRMSVNLELPTAESLKELAPHKNRKNILKPIRQIQLGRQNHREYIGLTDHQMLPKQIASNKPDKQDLEMNEVLSMSSGIVPYTKKPKIKRSFVPAGLSTQMIIGATKETDYQIMSVAEALYDNFDLKRVFYSAFMNVNQDNRLPSTEAGPPLLREHRLYQADWLLRFYGFQTMELLDEQHPNFNVLLDPKCDWALRHLEMFPVEINKADYYTLLRVPGIGTNSAQRIIMARKSAVLDFQDLKRMGIVLKRAVYFITCNGKMMYPINIEENFITRQLVALKDQIPLGIDKDITYQQLSLFDDVNFKIPYSGTSMVANI
- a CDS encoding ABC transporter permease — protein: MQVFKTYFKILRKQLPSLLTYGIGFLVLTFIININIKDGQEKYERSLVRTMVINEDGESSLIDGFLKYMEDYIIFVEPEVDETARKDALFYNRAVYILTIPEGFTESFLNNGTVLLEKQTILDSIEIVTVDDAIEHYFNMAAIYLKNIPDIDYKELNKYIEASLQQDTPLRFHREVKKDQNNFNIVNQYFFNYLGYIIIGAFVSGISIVMFSFQGIDIRRKHAASPLTQKEMSVQLIAANIIFAVVYIIVFIIASLLLNKPKINGNTLLFWVNLLILGMTALSFSYLVGITVKSRKAIAAISTGVSLSLAFVSGMFVPQDFLGAPVLRVASFTPTYWYVKANNILGSISELHKSDLSDIMVCMGIEIGFSIAILSIALVIHKRKQQQAY